From a single Natronorubrum tibetense GA33 genomic region:
- a CDS encoding HNH endonuclease, with amino-acid sequence MADTDRRSHDETSDESTTNEDTRVLEPDACNDTVDPETREAVLTEYGHKCQLCGRVGPKKGGLAILHAHHIERNPEDVDEHDMENLTLICRACHSWHHQQSEPEDAPVDITEEDLTVLLPQDIEILQVLADDGPGRTGDIAGELTADLSVSAVRERLWVLMGLDNRVESRDRQIVDKDVETGEWGLTEQIETSARGHIPDDPQLLLQRMEDEQVRRALERGCDRSAVTGVLGITRRTTFNKAKRAYAYDFPLDVFGRGGRPSQDTQSEQDVSEEVATDESDDQQRLDAVAEGEDESLGRTETWGTPESESTVQSTDVNEQRTDPVASDGSGSNELREHLQQAIDALLEVDEAL; translated from the coding sequence ATGGCAGATACTGACCGACGATCTCACGACGAAACGAGTGACGAATCGACAACGAATGAGGATACCAGAGTGCTTGAGCCGGACGCGTGTAATGACACGGTTGATCCGGAGACACGCGAGGCTGTGCTGACAGAGTACGGTCACAAGTGCCAGCTGTGTGGGCGGGTTGGGCCGAAGAAAGGCGGGTTAGCGATATTGCACGCGCATCACATCGAGCGAAACCCCGAGGATGTGGACGAGCATGACATGGAGAACCTCACGCTGATCTGCCGGGCGTGTCACAGTTGGCACCATCAACAATCGGAGCCGGAGGATGCCCCAGTGGATATTACTGAGGAGGATCTCACTGTCCTGTTACCGCAAGACATCGAGATCTTGCAAGTCCTCGCAGATGACGGGCCGGGACGGACGGGTGACATCGCGGGTGAACTGACGGCGGACTTGTCGGTCTCCGCAGTTCGAGAACGCTTATGGGTGCTGATGGGGCTCGATAACCGTGTGGAGTCACGTGACCGGCAAATCGTCGATAAAGATGTCGAGACCGGTGAGTGGGGGTTGACTGAGCAAATCGAGACATCGGCACGCGGGCACATCCCGGACGACCCGCAATTGTTGTTGCAACGCATGGAAGACGAGCAGGTGCGGCGAGCGTTGGAGCGAGGGTGTGACCGGAGTGCAGTGACGGGTGTGCTCGGCATCACGCGTCGCACGACGTTCAACAAGGCCAAGCGGGCGTACGCGTACGACTTTCCGTTGGACGTGTTCGGTCGCGGTGGCCGACCATCGCAAGACACGCAATCGGAGCAGGACGTGAGTGAGGAGGTAGCGACGGACGAGAGTGATGACCAGCAACGCCTCGATGCAGTTGCTGAGGGAGAAGACGAGTCACTGGGCCGGACTGAAACGTGGGGGACACCTGAGTCAGAGTCTACGGTGCAGTCCACTGATGTCAACGAGCAACGTACAGACCCGGTAGCAAGTGATGGCAGTGGCAGCAACGAGTTACGAGAGCATCTTCAGCAAGCAATCGACGCGTTACTGGAGGTGGATGAAGCGCTGTAG
- a CDS encoding DUF4143 domain-containing protein has protein sequence MSCYKTTCVYRIGFSDFLEVQYRNIKVTPPTERFDESKFREALHEAVEKRDADRFVSGIEAQSGDAITEPSTVRREIANYCTSGGMLTLRIAGDDISIDAEQFVDIIRGRDDVDFESHPRELLTDFRNDPLHATTDLGGVKDTLDLERFCALTAHEHPTRDIRFNELTDVLDVDRRTLRDKYLSALSRLHLLSAAQEYDNQRPRKIRFYLRDPGITNAFCRNDLNDLLRRKPGLDEALAKAVAFDHTIRLSNELNHPHDPKRGVVKFWVGSKGTVDFVPKINGTPVPILWSYNRPLEELQMSRDTPDFDALQELLESDACESDRDRVDEQMYSPVTGTFTKQRQAYVEQGKYGGELSDDQKATFDAEPAFGVVLTTARSALDDGITVNTDGPKPIIQVPLWTYLRLS, from the coding sequence GTGAGCTGTTATAAAACAACGTGTGTCTACCGCATTGGCTTCTCGGATTTCCTCGAGGTGCAATACCGGAATATCAAAGTCACGCCACCGACCGAGCGGTTCGATGAAAGCAAATTTCGAGAGGCGTTACATGAGGCTGTCGAGAAGAGAGACGCTGACCGATTCGTATCCGGGATTGAAGCACAGAGTGGCGACGCAATTACTGAACCATCGACGGTCCGACGAGAGATCGCGAATTACTGCACGAGCGGGGGAATGCTGACGCTCCGGATCGCCGGAGACGACATCTCGATTGACGCGGAGCAGTTTGTCGACATAATCCGTGGACGAGACGATGTCGATTTCGAATCCCATCCGCGAGAGCTACTCACGGACTTCAGAAACGACCCCCTTCATGCTACGACGGATCTTGGAGGGGTAAAGGACACGCTCGACTTGGAGCGGTTTTGTGCCCTTACCGCTCACGAACACCCGACCAGGGATATTCGCTTCAACGAGCTAACCGACGTTCTCGATGTCGATCGCCGAACCCTCCGAGATAAGTATCTCAGCGCCCTTTCACGACTCCACCTGCTATCTGCAGCACAAGAGTACGACAATCAGCGACCGCGGAAAATCCGATTTTACCTGCGGGATCCAGGAATCACGAACGCGTTCTGTCGGAACGATCTCAATGACTTGCTCCGGCGTAAGCCCGGACTAGACGAGGCACTGGCGAAGGCGGTCGCGTTCGATCACACGATCCGGCTGTCGAACGAACTCAATCATCCACACGATCCGAAGCGCGGTGTAGTCAAGTTCTGGGTGGGATCAAAGGGCACAGTCGACTTCGTACCCAAGATAAACGGTACTCCCGTTCCGATACTGTGGTCTTACAATCGGCCCCTGGAAGAACTCCAGATGAGTCGAGATACGCCTGATTTCGATGCGTTACAGGAGTTACTCGAGAGCGATGCTTGCGAGAGCGATCGAGACAGAGTCGATGAGCAGATGTACAGCCCTGTGACGGGCACCTTCACCAAGCAGAGACAGGCATACGTAGAGCAAGGCAAGTACGGAGGTGAGCTCAGTGATGACCAGAAGGCTACGTTTGACGCGGAACCAGCATTCGGGGTGGTGCTCACAACTGCAAGGTCAGCACTGGACGATGGAATCACCGTCAATACCGACGGCCCAAAGCCGATCATCCAGGTCCCACTCTGGACGTATCTCCGGCTATCGTAG
- a CDS encoding DEAD/DEAH box helicase: MEKDDLVDIEVTHDDPDDLVDSYSSGISDFPFHRQTVVANRLLAGQPDTELRSLTHVDEEEVKLLEHQVDAAHRALFEMDGKALLADEVGLGKTIEVGMILKEMHYRETDDSVLILTPAQLAKQWQGELLEKFGLEFVCNYDDEFQGFDAHNRIIASIDTAKSDRHRAMVLARDWDVLVMDEAHYVKNEETDRYELIEKLTYDYAFFLTATPIQNELTDLYNIVSLLRPGLFGSRDTFHQYFVNSNQETLVNRNELQQRLGQVMIRNRREDTDIDFTDRIIDTRTFEPSEAEQELYDEVTKYVRGAYSQDSGQKLVLMLLQKEVVSSPAALEQTILKMLDEQNELTHRNELETILDKIDAIDTVTKQERLFDIVEEVRENVDMGRVIVFTQFRPTQRQVLQVLDEQGYTTHAFHGGHSSQEKEDIVNQFREEGGVLVSTDAMNEGRNLQFCNIMVNYDLPWNPMKVEQRIGRIHRIGQKRKVYVFNMGLKGTIEEYVLERLYHKIDLFQQTVGELSTILTRLEDSGQSFEDEIFERLTNADSEIDLENDFDSMAIDLEEQQDLSQKVEEFNSGVFESFDLGADDD; the protein is encoded by the coding sequence ATGGAAAAGGATGACCTCGTCGACATCGAGGTCACACACGATGACCCGGACGATCTTGTCGACTCCTATTCCTCGGGAATCTCTGATTTTCCCTTTCACCGGCAGACCGTCGTGGCAAATCGCCTTCTTGCGGGGCAGCCGGACACAGAACTTCGATCGCTCACGCACGTCGACGAAGAGGAGGTCAAACTCCTCGAACACCAAGTCGATGCAGCCCACCGAGCCCTCTTCGAGATGGACGGAAAGGCGCTCCTCGCGGACGAAGTCGGCCTCGGAAAGACGATTGAGGTGGGAATGATCCTGAAGGAAATGCACTACCGCGAGACCGACGATTCGGTGCTGATCCTCACCCCCGCGCAGCTGGCCAAACAGTGGCAAGGGGAACTCCTCGAGAAGTTCGGTCTCGAGTTCGTCTGCAACTACGACGATGAGTTCCAGGGATTCGACGCACACAATCGCATCATTGCCAGCATCGACACCGCGAAGAGCGACCGACACCGGGCCATGGTCCTCGCTCGAGACTGGGACGTCCTCGTCATGGACGAAGCCCACTATGTAAAAAACGAGGAGACCGATCGCTACGAACTTATCGAGAAACTTACCTACGATTACGCGTTCTTCCTCACAGCGACTCCCATTCAGAACGAGCTTACCGACCTCTACAACATCGTCTCCTTGCTCCGGCCCGGATTGTTCGGCAGTCGGGACACGTTCCATCAATACTTCGTAAACAGCAATCAGGAGACACTGGTGAACCGGAACGAGTTACAGCAGCGGCTGGGACAAGTAATGATCCGGAACCGCCGTGAGGACACGGACATCGACTTTACAGACCGTATCATCGACACGCGCACCTTCGAGCCGAGCGAGGCGGAGCAGGAACTCTACGACGAAGTGACGAAGTATGTCCGTGGCGCCTATAGTCAAGACAGCGGCCAGAAGCTGGTGTTGATGCTACTCCAGAAGGAGGTCGTCAGCAGCCCGGCCGCACTCGAACAAACGATTCTCAAAATGCTCGACGAACAGAACGAGCTGACTCACCGGAACGAACTCGAAACCATCCTCGACAAGATCGACGCGATTGACACGGTCACGAAGCAGGAGCGACTATTCGATATCGTCGAAGAAGTCCGTGAGAACGTCGATATGGGACGCGTTATCGTGTTTACTCAGTTCCGGCCGACCCAGAGACAGGTCCTCCAAGTGCTGGACGAGCAGGGATACACGACTCACGCGTTCCACGGCGGGCACTCGAGCCAGGAGAAGGAGGACATCGTGAACCAGTTCCGGGAAGAGGGGGGCGTCCTCGTGTCCACAGACGCGATGAACGAGGGTCGTAACCTCCAATTTTGCAATATCATGGTGAACTACGACCTACCGTGGAATCCGATGAAGGTCGAACAACGAATCGGGCGGATTCACCGGATCGGCCAGAAGCGCAAGGTCTACGTCTTCAACATGGGACTGAAAGGCACTATCGAGGAATACGTATTGGAACGGCTCTACCACAAGATCGATCTCTTCCAGCAGACGGTCGGGGAACTGAGCACGATTCTTACTCGTCTCGAGGATTCCGGGCAGAGCTTCGAAGACGAGATCTTCGAACGTCTCACCAACGCTGACTCCGAGATCGACCTTGAGAACGACTTTGACTCGATGGCTATCGACCTCGAGGAGCAACAGGATCTCTCACAGAAGGTAGAGGAATTCAACAGCGGCGTCTTCGAAAGCTTCGATCTGGGGGCAGACGATGACTGA
- a CDS encoding 3'-5' exonuclease family protein, whose product MSELTLVAFDIETTGFTVDDEVTVAGFALPLGVRIFVQTNGRDIEGVSEVVQDRTECHVQLSTHASERALLEAVGKFSSDRLAGDDVLLAAFNGETWRSGFDLPFLRTRLTRTDVAWPFDELPYTDLLPLLTKRFNTTVGEDECRDLVGVYDTLCGGSAGELDSFAESSEAVSAFEAGEFTPLVLHNAADVLRTRELGLLAERYCSKSDFKLKSLTSTRYG is encoded by the coding sequence ATGTCGGAGTTGACGTTGGTTGCGTTCGATATCGAGACGACTGGGTTCACGGTAGATGATGAAGTGACGGTCGCTGGGTTCGCGCTCCCACTAGGTGTTCGAATTTTCGTTCAGACTAATGGTCGAGACATCGAGGGTGTTTCGGAGGTCGTCCAGGACCGGACGGAGTGTCACGTGCAACTGTCGACGCACGCGTCTGAGCGGGCGTTGTTGGAAGCGGTCGGGAAGTTCTCAAGTGACCGATTGGCTGGTGATGACGTGTTGCTCGCGGCGTTCAATGGTGAGACGTGGCGATCCGGGTTTGACCTTCCGTTCTTACGGACGCGACTCACGCGGACCGACGTTGCGTGGCCGTTCGATGAGTTACCGTACACGGATCTGCTCCCACTCCTGACAAAGCGGTTCAACACGACGGTTGGTGAGGATGAGTGCCGGGACCTCGTCGGCGTGTACGACACGTTGTGTGGTGGGTCGGCTGGTGAGTTGGATTCGTTTGCGGAGAGTAGTGAAGCAGTGTCGGCGTTCGAGGCTGGTGAGTTCACGCCGCTCGTGTTGCATAACGCGGCGGATGTCCTCAGGACGAGAGAGTTAGGGTTACTCGCGGAGCGGTACTGTTCGAAATCGGATTTCAAGCTGAAGTCGTTGACCTCGACGAGGTACGGGTGA
- a CDS encoding DUF1156 domain-containing protein — translation MSQEQENRQSGDRSELPIERGFPIERVNEIAAKESRAKQWYRPIYTMHKWWARRPGCLFRAISLYTLLNENMDIEDFEIYEPGQNQTLGGSGNSREDLVQKIQEVDMDDPESLWDLYPKDIRVNDLKVLDPFMGGGTSLVEASRFGVESEGWDLNPVAWFVTKKQMEAGSTEIEELEEAFEQVKSDVKDEIFQYYQTQCPHGDHKADVMYNFWVKELDCTSCGNTVPLFKDYRIAKGRYENDDKDNVLCPNCESVILVDDWREECSCSECDHEFIPQEGTVDYGDYICSDCGQRYSVTERIQERDGFDSRLFAVEYYCTHCDENGAQRSQTKGYKPATPADKQLYEKAEQEWNSSSELREYIPDKPIRPGWKTDANHFEGTMPGNGNLPRHGVENWSDMFNSRQLLSLSKISKSIDYIDNDNAKEFLLLAFSETLRCNSMMVGYQASASKIADLWRTNSYEPPTSPAENNPWGTEYGMITFRKTWEMVLRGVEYANSPTERYVENEDTHETDEFRQPIGQNSVVKQGDMRLIDAEDEYDAVITDPPYYNNILYSELSDFHYVWLKPVLENEYDCFETEHTPRAESMVVNPASGKGDEDFESELKQAFSRINTALKDEGVVAFTYHHSSSESWGELLEALCETGFEVTATYPINSDLHKFTKGETVSFDIVIVARPTDERTPTSWRSLRRNIRRTANIARKSLEENRELAAGDIGVIEMGKCFAEYSKHHGKVHQDGEIMSAKEIVDEIYGIIQEDTEYGEIEVFLDLLELPNPTYTDLNKLSRGTNATSDEMKDMQLFQMEGNELTLGTWENEKRQAYIRSKMDNPDRDLNELDKAQFLRSLFEEGRSSREYVEQWGINDELRKVCGDLAEATGDDTYRKLLGENTSFDDV, via the coding sequence ATGTCTCAGGAGCAGGAAAATCGCCAATCCGGTGACCGGTCAGAACTTCCAATTGAACGGGGATTTCCCATAGAACGGGTTAACGAGATTGCTGCAAAGGAGAGCCGCGCGAAACAATGGTATCGCCCTATCTACACGATGCACAAGTGGTGGGCAAGAAGACCGGGCTGTCTCTTCCGTGCTATTTCGCTCTATACACTCCTTAATGAAAATATGGATATAGAGGATTTCGAGATTTACGAACCCGGACAGAACCAAACTCTTGGAGGGAGTGGAAACAGTCGTGAGGACCTCGTACAGAAAATTCAAGAGGTCGATATGGATGACCCAGAATCGCTTTGGGACTTATATCCGAAGGATATCCGGGTGAATGATCTGAAAGTCCTTGATCCGTTCATGGGTGGAGGTACATCACTTGTTGAAGCTTCACGATTTGGTGTGGAATCAGAAGGTTGGGACCTCAATCCGGTGGCATGGTTCGTTACAAAGAAGCAGATGGAAGCAGGCAGTACTGAAATTGAAGAGCTTGAAGAAGCATTCGAGCAGGTGAAGTCTGACGTCAAGGATGAGATATTCCAGTACTATCAGACCCAGTGTCCTCACGGAGATCACAAAGCCGATGTGATGTACAACTTCTGGGTGAAGGAACTTGACTGCACCTCTTGCGGAAACACGGTTCCACTATTCAAGGACTACCGGATAGCGAAGGGAAGATATGAGAATGACGACAAGGACAACGTTCTTTGCCCCAATTGCGAATCAGTGATCTTGGTTGACGATTGGCGTGAGGAATGCAGCTGTAGTGAATGTGACCATGAGTTCATCCCCCAAGAAGGGACTGTGGACTATGGTGACTACATCTGCTCAGACTGTGGCCAACGCTACTCCGTCACTGAACGAATACAAGAAAGAGATGGATTTGATAGTCGACTATTTGCAGTAGAGTATTACTGCACTCATTGCGACGAAAATGGGGCACAACGGAGTCAAACAAAGGGCTACAAACCTGCTACACCTGCGGACAAGCAGCTCTACGAGAAAGCAGAACAAGAATGGAATTCATCTAGTGAACTGCGGGAATATATCCCTGATAAGCCAATTCGACCAGGCTGGAAAACAGACGCAAATCACTTTGAAGGAACGATGCCAGGTAATGGGAATCTTCCACGTCATGGGGTGGAAAACTGGTCAGATATGTTCAACTCTCGTCAACTTTTATCACTCTCAAAAATATCAAAATCCATTGATTATATAGACAATGATAATGCGAAGGAGTTCCTGTTACTGGCGTTCAGCGAAACTCTACGCTGCAACTCGATGATGGTCGGGTATCAGGCTAGTGCATCAAAAATAGCGGACTTGTGGCGAACAAATTCATATGAACCGCCAACAAGTCCTGCCGAGAACAATCCATGGGGTACCGAATATGGAATGATTACCTTTCGAAAAACCTGGGAGATGGTCCTACGAGGCGTAGAATATGCTAACTCTCCTACTGAACGCTATGTGGAAAACGAAGATACGCATGAGACCGATGAGTTCAGACAACCGATTGGCCAAAACTCGGTCGTCAAACAAGGCGATATGCGTCTCATCGATGCCGAGGATGAATATGATGCAGTAATAACGGATCCACCGTACTATAACAATATCCTCTACTCCGAACTCTCCGACTTTCACTATGTATGGCTAAAGCCAGTATTAGAGAATGAATACGATTGTTTTGAAACTGAACATACGCCACGTGCGGAGAGTATGGTAGTTAACCCTGCCTCAGGAAAGGGAGATGAGGACTTTGAATCCGAACTCAAACAAGCATTCTCTCGGATCAATACTGCGTTGAAAGACGAGGGAGTAGTCGCTTTCACCTATCATCACAGCAGTTCAGAGTCATGGGGGGAACTCCTAGAGGCGCTTTGCGAAACCGGCTTCGAGGTTACTGCGACATACCCGATAAACTCTGATCTTCATAAATTCACAAAAGGAGAAACAGTTTCCTTCGATATCGTTATCGTTGCCAGGCCAACTGATGAAAGAACTCCAACCTCCTGGCGATCCTTACGTCGGAATATCCGACGGACAGCAAACATAGCCCGTAAAAGTTTAGAGGAGAACAGAGAGCTCGCTGCTGGCGATATCGGTGTTATTGAGATGGGGAAATGTTTTGCAGAGTATTCAAAACATCATGGGAAGGTTCACCAAGATGGCGAGATAATGTCCGCAAAGGAGATAGTCGATGAGATTTATGGAATCATTCAAGAAGATACTGAGTATGGCGAAATCGAGGTCTTTCTGGATCTACTAGAATTGCCTAACCCAACGTACACAGATCTCAATAAACTATCTCGCGGGACTAATGCGACTTCTGACGAGATGAAGGATATGCAGCTCTTCCAAATGGAAGGGAATGAACTCACTCTCGGAACCTGGGAGAATGAAAAGCGACAGGCATACATCCGAAGCAAGATGGATAACCCTGATCGTGATTTAAACGAACTCGATAAAGCACAGTTCCTACGTTCTCTATTCGAAGAGGGAAGGTCGTCAAGGGAATACGTTGAACAGTGGGGGATCAATGACGAGCTACGAAAAGTATGTGGGGACCTCGCCGAAGCAACGGGAGATGATACGTATCGGAAGCTGCTTGGAGAGAATACCTCCTTCGATGACGTCTAA
- a CDS encoding 5-methylcytosine restriction system specificity protein McrC has product MSRSVRCEYGTSLCSVQENGKLVVEGCDPQQVTEELRAANFVREGSQFVKRRTRLRRGRSNADEEGNGLQVLTARIVEDTIHVEPSDVVGVVRLLPGMSVQIEPKVDWDDVVRMLLTVYEIERTQSPYGIPLDEMTAGGIDASRIIAIFAINYVQGLRTINRKGFIRNLEIHRRTGFDGIGSIDMSQTLLNQASGNPEPTWVETQAEYSNLVNETIHMAGKLLLRLLQQTPHEQAHPQQNALFSIVYAEVQQMEELGVQSSQKRLGAYRQVLLSNLPRQRHYYRRALHTSRSVLASTLLGQAGSGPEELLVDYALSMNSLFEDYTQRVLSRTLGSLENIDHLNELETVECEAEPPIYPFDGNTDATYYPDHLLTDDEETLAVLDSKYYREGKNPAHESGSRSRMFSYAYLTATERMAFLCPLYHRTSLDVNRAGATVDIVSPDGEFTCESYESIIREYLLDVLTESYPELKAFNAVNGGMLCLDNVTTEDLPLIEDVNGPFSIANPSSFANKIISAITFSTRGPNKLDLENGGQWTKSRIKEICAKQNDEGRPKYPPDRTTCIPVYDPDENEAHGTITLFFIRQEEDSTRTMETETRPLL; this is encoded by the coding sequence ATGAGTAGGTCAGTACGGTGCGAGTACGGCACCTCCCTGTGCAGCGTCCAAGAGAATGGAAAGCTGGTTGTCGAAGGCTGTGACCCACAACAGGTCACGGAAGAACTCCGTGCGGCAAACTTCGTACGGGAAGGAAGTCAGTTCGTCAAGCGACGCACGCGACTGCGCCGTGGACGGTCCAATGCTGACGAGGAGGGGAATGGACTCCAAGTCCTCACCGCTCGAATCGTTGAGGACACGATCCACGTAGAGCCCTCGGATGTCGTCGGTGTGGTTCGTCTACTGCCGGGAATGAGCGTTCAGATAGAACCGAAGGTCGACTGGGACGATGTCGTTCGAATGCTGTTGACCGTCTACGAAATCGAGCGAACCCAATCCCCCTACGGAATCCCGCTCGATGAGATGACGGCTGGGGGCATTGACGCGTCTAGAATCATCGCGATCTTCGCGATCAACTATGTTCAGGGCCTGCGAACGATCAACAGGAAGGGGTTTATCCGGAACCTCGAAATCCATCGGCGGACCGGGTTCGATGGAATCGGTTCGATCGACATGTCACAGACGCTGCTGAACCAGGCCAGCGGAAACCCGGAGCCGACCTGGGTTGAAACGCAGGCCGAGTACAGCAATCTCGTTAACGAGACGATTCATATGGCTGGAAAGCTACTGCTCCGGTTGCTCCAACAGACTCCTCACGAGCAAGCACATCCCCAACAGAACGCACTATTCTCGATAGTGTATGCAGAGGTCCAGCAAATGGAGGAACTCGGAGTCCAGAGTTCGCAAAAGCGGCTCGGTGCGTATCGGCAGGTATTGTTATCCAATCTCCCGCGACAGCGTCACTACTATCGACGAGCACTTCATACTTCCCGGTCGGTTCTCGCCTCGACACTCCTCGGACAGGCCGGGAGCGGCCCGGAGGAGCTGCTCGTGGACTACGCGCTCAGCATGAACTCGTTGTTCGAGGACTATACACAACGGGTGCTGTCTCGAACGCTCGGATCACTCGAGAATATCGACCACCTCAACGAACTTGAGACGGTCGAATGTGAGGCGGAGCCTCCCATCTATCCGTTCGATGGGAACACCGATGCGACATACTATCCGGACCATCTGCTCACGGACGATGAGGAGACACTCGCCGTCTTGGACTCGAAATACTATCGTGAAGGAAAGAATCCAGCCCACGAGTCCGGGTCCCGATCTCGGATGTTCTCCTATGCGTACCTGACTGCTACAGAACGAATGGCGTTTCTCTGTCCGCTCTACCATCGTACGTCACTCGACGTGAACCGCGCCGGTGCCACGGTGGATATCGTCTCTCCTGACGGGGAATTTACCTGTGAGTCGTACGAGTCGATCATCCGGGAGTATCTTCTTGACGTGTTAACCGAGTCATATCCGGAGCTAAAGGCATTCAACGCCGTCAACGGGGGAATGCTCTGCCTTGATAATGTTACGACCGAAGATCTTCCACTGATCGAGGACGTGAATGGACCGTTCAGTATTGCGAACCCGTCGTCCTTCGCAAACAAGATCATCTCCGCGATCACCTTCTCGACAAGGGGGCCCAACAAACTCGATCTCGAGAACGGGGGGCAATGGACGAAGTCCCGAATCAAGGAAATCTGTGCCAAACAGAACGACGAGGGTCGTCCTAAATACCCCCCAGACCGGACGACGTGTATTCCGGTCTACGATCCCGATGAGAATGAAGCCCATGGGACGATCACGCTCTTTTTCATCCGACAGGAGGAGGACAGTACTAGAACCATGGAAACAGAAACACGCCCGCTGCTGTGA
- a CDS encoding AAA family ATPase, giving the protein MSSRKPSFQNYDRDEAEEYSGFLLSNAATAKDFITRTTDPDAIRYLVEEHTIDLDVPGAGIQLKEAVLTSETAPLDVKQTVAQRNADLGDMLVPETVERNARTALAVGKPIVLYGPTGTGKTYFAKQLALATCVDYEVYTATPTWTPADITGSIQPETHDGDITYHRRAGCVSQGIQQAERYGDNYAVIIDEITRADISQVFGPLYTAIEDQDQVIFRDDEGNGLTLNDNLKLICTMNMSDRTVNELDNAITRRFAMIELSRYDRDARAELFDDWIGELDPGPDRNIDTDELKDLFENHHRGINNGTTTNSEGGIMEFGPMHYVDVTKFLKHACKPSGPYAGEAVMAVGQAFATYVAPRLLNTASLPQINRIASHYETLDDQYRFDMSAPADLARRQAAAEEREMGVSAYE; this is encoded by the coding sequence ATGAGTAGCCGGAAGCCGAGTTTCCAGAACTACGACCGAGACGAGGCCGAGGAGTACAGTGGCTTCCTCCTCAGCAACGCCGCCACCGCGAAGGACTTCATCACCCGGACGACCGATCCGGACGCGATCCGCTACTTGGTCGAGGAACACACCATCGACCTCGACGTTCCCGGAGCCGGTATCCAGCTCAAGGAGGCCGTCCTCACCTCGGAGACAGCACCGCTCGATGTGAAACAGACGGTTGCACAGCGCAACGCAGATCTCGGTGACATGCTCGTGCCGGAGACCGTCGAGCGAAATGCCCGCACCGCGCTTGCGGTTGGCAAGCCTATCGTGCTCTACGGTCCGACCGGGACAGGCAAGACCTACTTTGCGAAGCAGCTCGCGTTGGCGACCTGCGTCGACTACGAGGTCTACACCGCGACGCCGACGTGGACCCCAGCAGACATCACCGGCAGCATTCAGCCCGAGACTCACGACGGCGATATTACCTACCATCGTCGCGCTGGCTGCGTCTCACAGGGCATTCAGCAGGCCGAGCGATACGGCGACAATTACGCCGTTATCATCGATGAAATCACCCGTGCGGACATCTCACAGGTGTTCGGTCCGCTGTACACCGCTATAGAAGATCAAGACCAGGTGATCTTCCGCGATGATGAGGGCAATGGGCTGACGCTGAACGACAATCTGAAGCTGATCTGCACGATGAACATGTCCGACCGGACGGTAAACGAACTGGACAATGCCATCACTCGTCGATTCGCCATGATCGAGTTGAGCCGCTACGACAGGGACGCCAGAGCGGAGCTGTTCGACGATTGGATCGGCGAACTGGATCCTGGTCCAGACCGCAACATCGACACCGACGAGCTGAAAGACTTGTTTGAGAACCATCACCGCGGCATCAACAACGGGACGACAACGAACAGCGAGGGTGGTATCATGGAGTTCGGTCCGATGCACTACGTCGACGTGACGAAGTTCCTGAAACACGCCTGTAAACCGAGCGGGCCGTATGCAGGGGAGGCGGTCATGGCGGTCGGGCAGGCCTTTGCGACCTACGTTGCACCACGACTCCTGAATACGGCATCACTCCCGCAAATAAACCGTATCGCAAGTCATTACGAGACTCTGGACGATCAGTATCGGTTTGATATGAGCGCCCCCGCCGATTTAGCGCGCCGACAGGCTGCCGCCGAGGAACGCGAGATGGGCGTCAGCGCATATGAGTAG